A genomic stretch from Erysipelothrix sp. HDW6C includes:
- a CDS encoding dihydrofolate reductase, with protein MLVLIAAANKHGTIGLEGSMPWHNPEDLKHFRATTLNHKLLMGRKTVMGLPKKLDKRDIYVVTRNADIPNAVTDLKAFLEAHAASDEVIYVAGGGEIYAQSLPYAKRIVLSVIDDDTVGDTFFPRIDSNEFKLIAEEERESFKLMIYERE; from the coding sequence ATGTTAGTCTTGATTGCAGCGGCCAACAAACACGGCACAATCGGTCTTGAAGGGAGTATGCCCTGGCATAATCCTGAGGACCTCAAACATTTCCGCGCAACAACGCTAAATCACAAATTATTGATGGGTCGCAAAACAGTTATGGGATTGCCTAAAAAACTGGATAAGCGCGATATCTACGTGGTGACTCGCAATGCAGATATTCCCAATGCGGTTACGGACTTAAAAGCGTTTCTTGAAGCACATGCAGCGAGTGATGAAGTCATCTATGTCGCTGGTGGTGGGGAAATTTATGCACAGAGTTTGCCATACGCAAAGCGTATTGTGTTATCCGTTATTGATGACGATACTGTTGGCGATACTTTTTTCCCACGTATTGATTCCAATGAATTTAAACTGATTGCAGAAGAGGAAAGAGAATCATTCAAACTAATGATTTATGAGAGGGAGTAA
- the thyA gene encoding thymidylate synthase, with product MKNYLDMMRYVLENGDLRDDRTGTGTKGVFGYQMRHDLSQGFPLLTTKKVHFASVAKELLWFISGDTNIQWLVNNNVRIWNEWPYQKFTKSEDYQGETLADFVELIKSDDAFAKKHGDLGPVYGKQWRDFNGVDQLATVIDQIKNNPTSRRIILNAWNPAELEDMALPPCHAFLQFYVSGNKLSLQLYQRSADIFLGVPFNIASYALMVHMIAHVCDLEVGEFVHTFGDLHIYQDHFDAVATQLEREPRALPELVIHGKHDSIEDFKYEDFELKGYDPHPLIKAKVSV from the coding sequence ATGAAAAACTATTTAGATATGATGCGTTATGTATTGGAGAATGGCGACTTGCGTGATGATCGTACTGGAACCGGAACAAAAGGTGTTTTTGGTTATCAGATGCGTCATGACTTAAGTCAAGGTTTTCCATTGCTTACTACGAAGAAAGTCCACTTTGCATCTGTTGCAAAAGAGTTGCTGTGGTTTATTAGCGGCGATACCAACATTCAATGGTTGGTAAATAATAATGTTAGGATTTGGAACGAATGGCCATATCAAAAATTCACAAAGAGTGAGGACTACCAAGGTGAAACATTGGCAGATTTTGTGGAATTGATCAAGTCTGATGATGCGTTTGCGAAAAAGCATGGCGACTTGGGTCCTGTTTATGGAAAGCAATGGCGTGATTTCAATGGTGTTGATCAATTGGCAACGGTCATAGATCAAATCAAAAATAATCCAACTTCACGACGGATTATTCTCAATGCTTGGAATCCTGCCGAACTTGAAGATATGGCGTTACCACCATGTCATGCCTTTTTACAATTCTATGTATCTGGAAACAAACTGTCCTTACAGTTGTACCAACGCAGTGCGGATATTTTCTTGGGTGTCCCATTTAACATTGCATCGTATGCGCTTATGGTTCATATGATTGCACATGTCTGTGATTTGGAGGTTGGGGAATTTGTCCATACATTTGGCGATCTTCATATCTACCAAGATCACTTTGATGCAGTGGCAACGCAATTAGAACGTGAACCCCGTGCTTTACCGGAACTTGTAATTCATGGGAAACATGATTCCATTGAAGACTTCAAATATGAAGACTTCGAGTTAAAGGGGTATGATCCTCATCCGCTTATCAAGGCGAAGGTCAGTGTTTGA
- a CDS encoding single-stranded DNA-binding protein: MNVVQLVGYIANLPQTTKEASAKAYSRFEVEVIANFRDATGVFQETRYPVQLWRGASATIMKTAKVDDLISVKGRLERIDDEVIVVAEHIEFLHLK; the protein is encoded by the coding sequence ATGAATGTTGTTCAACTTGTCGGCTATATTGCCAACCTTCCCCAAACGACGAAAGAAGCCAGTGCTAAAGCGTATTCTCGATTTGAGGTAGAGGTCATCGCAAATTTCAGAGATGCTACAGGTGTTTTTCAAGAAACACGCTATCCTGTGCAATTGTGGCGTGGTGCCAGTGCAACCATAATGAAAACTGCCAAAGTTGATGATTTAATTTCTGTAAAGGGACGACTTGAACGAATTGATGATGAAGTCATTGTAGTTGCAGAACATATTGAGTTCTTACACCTTAAGTAG
- the yfmH gene encoding EF-P 5-aminopentanol modification-associated protein YfmH produces the protein MKKIDNAFKEAVYTFNTKSNLTVYIVHRPGFKRSSAVYGTPFGALNLKQNVNGDLIEHKSGVAHFLEHKLFEDPTRDVLSQFSDMGANGNAFTSYDQTMYYFGHNGPIAEPLKLLINFVSRFAVTAESVEKEKGIIVEEVKMYEQMPHMRLLNETYRSVFHAYPYIYDIAGTEESVNATTLEDLKRAYELNYSDHRMVLVVVSPEDPQSIHDLIVAETEGHTNSTDVVEDVFDPEEMSVVDRYREISDNVETPKMSLSYKLPYWGDNKQKDDFLISMLLEMNFSELNEDFQSWLDTDLVSNGFSFGTEVRDEFVLITFINEGEQTERFHLVIDEVMNSLQVDEMKFQQLANRYYGEMIMSLAKTDELAITIARAHFDGMNYFEYLEMIQNLKFDDIKMVMNKINTDNSSFLVMKKKD, from the coding sequence ATGAAGAAAATTGATAATGCATTTAAAGAAGCGGTTTATACGTTCAATACAAAAAGTAATTTAACAGTTTATATTGTCCATCGTCCGGGTTTTAAACGCTCAAGCGCCGTTTATGGAACACCCTTTGGTGCTTTAAATCTAAAACAAAATGTAAATGGAGATTTAATTGAACACAAATCAGGTGTTGCACACTTTCTTGAGCACAAACTCTTTGAAGATCCAACGCGCGATGTGTTGTCGCAATTCTCAGATATGGGAGCCAATGGGAACGCATTTACATCGTATGATCAAACCATGTATTATTTTGGACACAATGGTCCAATCGCAGAACCTTTGAAGCTTTTGATTAATTTTGTCAGTCGCTTTGCTGTGACGGCTGAGAGTGTAGAAAAAGAAAAAGGAATAATTGTTGAGGAAGTGAAAATGTACGAGCAAATGCCACACATGCGCTTACTCAATGAAACATACCGTTCAGTATTTCATGCTTATCCCTACATTTACGACATTGCGGGTACGGAGGAGAGTGTCAACGCAACAACACTTGAAGACTTAAAACGTGCTTATGAACTAAACTACAGTGATCATCGCATGGTTCTGGTTGTTGTATCACCCGAAGACCCACAATCAATCCATGATTTAATTGTTGCTGAAACTGAAGGACACACGAACAGTACGGATGTTGTTGAAGATGTTTTTGATCCTGAAGAAATGAGTGTTGTCGATCGTTATCGCGAAATCAGTGATAATGTTGAAACACCGAAAATGAGCTTATCCTACAAACTTCCATACTGGGGCGATAACAAACAAAAAGATGATTTCCTCATCAGTATGTTGCTTGAGATGAACTTTTCTGAACTAAACGAAGACTTCCAATCTTGGTTGGACACAGACCTTGTGTCCAATGGATTCAGTTTTGGAACGGAGGTCCGCGATGAATTTGTCTTGATTACCTTTATTAATGAGGGAGAACAAACAGAACGATTCCACCTTGTGATTGATGAAGTCATGAACAGTTTGCAAGTTGATGAAATGAAGTTCCAACAGTTGGCAAACCGCTACTACGGTGAAATGATTATGTCACTTGCGAAAACAGACGAATTGGCCATTACGATAGCCCGTGCTCATTTTGATGGCATGAACTACTTTGAGTATCTCGAAATGATTCAAAATCTGAAGTTTGATGATATAAAAATGGTTATGAACAAAATAAATACCGATAATTCAAGTTTTTTGGTAATGAAGAAAAAAGACTAA
- a CDS encoding pitrilysin family protein, with protein MNEHIKLPNNLDVHILREPKFHEVLMNLKVYFKLEAHQNTVANLLMRMMDDRIESHTTKNAMTKRLDMLYGTKTSSQTYTNGWYQVIDLSVKTINSKYTQEDLTAKQLELLADMFFNPLLNEDTLKEAKTNLKLQFARIKESSAHYAQFEAFKRSAPHQVFSLNSMGEVDAVNDVTLDEVKAFHQRLIQEAGKQLFLVGDIKQVPSFERFNVGHCAEAEIPLLDTKVTPRYEEVFHPGNQTELVLVFDTPIDPFHELYAAYLVFVACLGQLPSSLLFQNIREKHSLAYSIYASRQMFDSIMYIATGINDANLEKTLTLIDEQLQNMATADLDVDAAKQYLIMGLEGATEHMKRIADQAFRNIMLQTDETVAEMQENIKNVTEADVRAVLQTISKPYVFAYRGENHEEN; from the coding sequence ATGAATGAACATATAAAATTACCAAACAATCTCGACGTTCATATTTTACGTGAGCCGAAATTTCACGAAGTGTTGATGAATCTCAAAGTTTACTTCAAATTGGAAGCACATCAAAATACAGTTGCCAATCTGTTAATGCGAATGATGGATGACCGAATTGAGTCCCATACAACAAAGAATGCCATGACGAAACGCCTGGATATGCTTTATGGAACCAAGACATCCAGTCAAACGTATACCAATGGTTGGTACCAAGTCATTGATTTGTCCGTTAAAACCATCAATTCCAAGTACACTCAAGAGGATCTAACAGCCAAACAACTGGAGTTGCTTGCGGATATGTTTTTCAATCCGTTATTGAACGAAGACACCCTTAAGGAAGCCAAAACAAATTTAAAACTGCAATTTGCGCGGATTAAAGAAAGCAGTGCCCATTATGCACAGTTTGAAGCATTCAAACGCAGTGCGCCGCACCAGGTTTTCTCCTTGAACTCAATGGGGGAAGTGGATGCAGTGAATGATGTAACACTTGATGAGGTCAAAGCATTTCATCAACGTCTCATTCAGGAAGCGGGCAAACAGTTATTTTTAGTGGGTGATATTAAACAGGTTCCGAGCTTTGAGCGATTCAATGTGGGCCATTGCGCTGAGGCTGAAATACCACTGTTGGATACAAAAGTAACACCCCGTTATGAAGAAGTGTTTCATCCTGGCAATCAAACTGAATTGGTTCTCGTTTTTGATACACCGATTGATCCATTTCACGAATTGTATGCAGCATACTTGGTGTTTGTTGCATGCTTGGGTCAACTGCCGTCGTCTCTATTATTCCAAAACATCCGTGAGAAACACAGTCTTGCGTATTCAATCTATGCATCCCGTCAAATGTTCGACAGCATCATGTACATTGCAACCGGCATTAACGATGCAAATTTAGAAAAAACATTAACGTTAATTGATGAACAGTTGCAAAATATGGCAACTGCTGATTTAGATGTCGATGCTGCCAAACAGTATTTGATTATGGGTCTAGAAGGTGCAACCGAGCACATGAAACGGATTGCCGATCAAGCATTCCGCAATATTATGCTGCAAACGGATGAAACCGTTGCAGAAATGCAAGAAAATATTAAAAATGTAACAGAGGCAGATGTTCGTGCAGTCTTGCAAACAATCAGCAAGCCTTACGTCTTTGCATATCGAGGTGAAAATCATGAAGAAAATTGA
- a CDS encoding nicotinate phosphoribosyltransferase, which produces MIQHYDAVFLTDLYEFSMAYTYFKENRHEDIVYFDMFTRKIPNKGGYLIFNGLAKLIEAINNFKFNEAHIEYLRTQGFDDQEFLDYLLNMDLKLDIWAVEDGTVVFQNEPLVTVRGKVIEAQLIETILLLSINYSTLVTTKASRIANAARGRAVLEFGARRAHGYDSSLDGARAAIIAGCVGTSHTLAGQKYGAHVSGTMAHSFIQSYDTELEAFMTYARINPDNAIFLVDTYDTLKSGIPNAIKVAKEYLIPNGARLKAIRLDSGDLAYLSKEARKLLDAAGLQDCQIMASNSLDEYIIDDLIYQGAMIDQFGVGENLITSKSEPVLGGVYKFVAQERDGQLIPKIKVSENIEKITNPSFKRLYRFYDNRTNKALADYIALADEDIPTDEITIFDPSAPWKKKTLTNYQVRELQVPIFVKGESVYKIPTLEEITIYSQKEMETMWDEVKRLHYPHQYYVDLSQKLYDLKLQLLHDVSGK; this is translated from the coding sequence ATGATTCAACATTACGATGCAGTTTTTTTAACCGACTTGTATGAATTCTCAATGGCGTATACTTATTTCAAAGAAAATCGCCACGAAGATATTGTATATTTCGATATGTTTACCCGAAAAATCCCTAATAAAGGTGGTTATCTTATTTTCAATGGTTTAGCAAAACTCATTGAAGCCATCAACAATTTTAAATTTAACGAAGCACATATTGAGTACCTCCGTACGCAAGGATTTGATGATCAAGAATTTCTTGATTACCTTCTCAACATGGATCTCAAACTCGATATTTGGGCGGTCGAAGATGGCACCGTCGTTTTCCAAAACGAACCGCTTGTTACTGTTCGTGGAAAAGTAATTGAGGCCCAACTCATTGAAACAATCTTGTTACTTTCAATCAACTATTCAACATTGGTCACAACAAAGGCAAGCCGTATCGCCAATGCAGCCCGTGGGCGTGCTGTGCTTGAATTTGGCGCGCGACGCGCACATGGTTATGACTCCTCACTGGATGGTGCACGTGCAGCAATTATTGCGGGATGTGTTGGAACATCACACACACTTGCCGGTCAAAAATATGGCGCCCATGTTTCTGGTACCATGGCACACTCCTTTATACAGTCATACGACACTGAATTGGAAGCATTCATGACTTATGCACGTATCAACCCTGATAATGCTATCTTCCTTGTCGATACATACGATACTTTGAAATCAGGAATTCCCAACGCAATTAAAGTTGCCAAAGAATACCTAATTCCAAACGGTGCACGCCTGAAGGCCATTCGTCTTGATTCTGGTGACCTTGCCTACCTGTCCAAAGAAGCACGCAAACTCTTGGATGCAGCAGGATTGCAAGACTGCCAAATCATGGCATCCAATTCACTTGATGAATACATCATCGACGACCTTATTTACCAAGGCGCAATGATTGACCAGTTTGGTGTTGGTGAAAACCTCATCACTTCAAAATCAGAACCCGTTTTGGGAGGTGTTTATAAGTTTGTTGCCCAAGAACGTGATGGACAATTGATTCCAAAGATTAAGGTTAGTGAAAACATTGAAAAGATAACCAATCCAAGCTTCAAACGTCTTTACCGTTTTTATGACAATCGCACCAATAAGGCGCTTGCCGATTATATTGCGCTAGCGGATGAAGATATCCCAACAGATGAAATCACAATTTTCGATCCCTCGGCACCCTGGAAAAAGAAAACACTCACGAATTATCAAGTGAGAGAACTTCAAGTTCCAATTTTCGTCAAGGGTGAGAGCGTGTATAAGATTCCGACACTCGAAGAAATTACGATATATTCACAAAAAGAAATGGAAACAATGTGGGATGAAGTCAAGCGCCTCCATTACCCACATCAATATTACGTTGACCTTTCGCAAAAACTTTACGATTTAAAACTTCAATTACTCCACGATGTCAGTGGAAAATAA
- a CDS encoding YdeI family protein, whose amino-acid sequence MEIKTSITPPTRTQLYAWFQENHHLHREVWVVMDRGAEHTLTYVDIVEVALCFGWIDSTKKSIGEGQTAQRLSPRTSKSRWTELNRERVRRLETLGEMTEWGRAVVPTIEFQIDADVLQALQADAVVYQNFMAFPELYRRIRIDNIQSYRRDDALFVRRLEKFIEKTRRNECYGDWHDKGRLLDY is encoded by the coding sequence ATGGAAATCAAAACATCAATCACACCGCCAACACGAACACAACTGTATGCGTGGTTTCAGGAAAATCACCATCTGCATCGCGAAGTGTGGGTCGTTATGGATCGCGGTGCAGAACACACGCTTACGTATGTCGATATCGTTGAAGTTGCTTTATGCTTTGGTTGGATTGATAGTACCAAGAAATCAATTGGCGAAGGACAAACGGCACAGCGACTCTCACCACGGACATCGAAAAGTCGGTGGACCGAACTGAATCGAGAACGTGTGCGGCGCCTTGAGACATTGGGTGAGATGACAGAATGGGGTCGAGCAGTGGTTCCCACTATTGAATTTCAAATTGATGCGGATGTTTTACAGGCGCTCCAAGCGGATGCTGTTGTTTATCAAAATTTCATGGCATTCCCAGAACTATACCGGCGTATCCGTATTGATAATATTCAAAGTTATCGGCGCGATGATGCACTCTTTGTGCGAAGGTTAGAAAAGTTTATTGAAAAGACGCGCAGGAATGAGTGTTACGGTGATTGGCATGATAAAGGAAGGTTACTCGATTATTAA
- a CDS encoding serine hydrolase, translated as MEDNILSVVMEVGGKGVETHYVDGFTDETSVHCASMTKSVLALLIGIALDCGYLESIDKPVIDFFPDYHVKRGEKLLSKIKIRDLLSMRAPYKGKGEPYTRVLSSDDWTLSMLDFLGGKQEIGSFHYATLGTHILSGILDRVTPNGALQFANDHLFAPLGIYAVKPIAIRSREDYMAFIYGINHRGWVCDPQGVLTGGWGLSLSTQDFLKIGRLVLNGNPTIISNYWLDLMARPHNQWQDFKYGYLWWLQESGVQMAMGDGGNVLYVDRNRNVLVVILSRFKPRTHDRIAFIEKDLIAKHEISI; from the coding sequence ATGGAAGACAATATTTTAAGTGTTGTGATGGAAGTCGGTGGGAAGGGTGTTGAAACTCACTATGTCGATGGCTTCACAGATGAAACCTCTGTTCACTGCGCATCGATGACAAAAAGCGTGCTCGCACTGCTGATTGGAATTGCTTTAGACTGTGGGTATCTGGAATCGATTGACAAGCCTGTTATTGATTTCTTTCCAGATTATCATGTAAAGCGTGGTGAGAAGTTATTGTCCAAAATTAAGATTCGTGACTTGCTGTCGATGCGTGCACCTTATAAGGGAAAGGGTGAACCCTATACGCGTGTCTTATCAAGCGATGATTGGACGCTCTCTATGTTGGATTTTTTGGGAGGAAAGCAAGAAATCGGAAGCTTTCACTATGCGACGCTCGGTACCCACATTTTAAGTGGGATTTTAGATCGAGTAACTCCCAATGGTGCACTTCAATTTGCAAATGACCATTTGTTTGCACCGCTCGGTATTTATGCCGTTAAACCGATTGCAATTCGGAGTCGAGAAGATTACATGGCATTCATCTATGGAATCAATCATCGTGGATGGGTTTGTGATCCCCAAGGTGTTTTGACTGGTGGTTGGGGTTTGTCGCTATCAACCCAAGATTTTCTTAAGATTGGACGACTTGTATTAAATGGGAATCCGACTATCATCAGTAATTACTGGCTTGATTTAATGGCCCGTCCACACAACCAGTGGCAAGACTTCAAATATGGCTATTTGTGGTGGTTACAGGAGTCAGGTGTGCAAATGGCAATGGGGGATGGTGGCAATGTTCTTTATGTTGATCGAAACCGTAACGTGTTGGTTGTTATTTTGTCACGATTCAAACCACGAACACATGATCGCATTGCATTTATTGAGAAGGATCTAATTGCAAAACATGAGATTAGCATTTGA
- a CDS encoding ABC transporter permease, producing MNEFNFLVQQMMLFSVPLLVVALAGMFSERGGVVNIALEGIMIVGAFSGTLFIHTMQANNGLTGYPLLIVALLIAMVSGMIFSAFHAFASIHMSADQTISGTALNLFAPAFAIFTARSIVGIQQINFQNPFRIESVPFLGDIPFIGPMFFQKTYMTTFLGFALLIVAHFVLFKTRFGLRLRSAGENPQATDAAGISVRKIRYAGVLISGALAGLGGLIYILPVTVNFNGDVAGYGFLAIAVLIFGQWKPKFIVLAALFFGLLKTISAAYTGIPFLFKLNIPQIVYQIVPYVATLLVLVFSSKKSEAPKALGEPFDKGKR from the coding sequence ATGAATGAGTTTAACTTTTTAGTCCAACAAATGATGCTCTTCTCAGTACCACTGCTTGTTGTTGCACTCGCGGGAATGTTCTCAGAGCGTGGTGGTGTTGTCAATATCGCCCTCGAAGGGATCATGATCGTGGGAGCATTCTCTGGAACACTGTTCATTCACACGATGCAAGCCAACAATGGGTTGACTGGCTATCCACTGCTTATCGTTGCATTACTTATTGCCATGGTATCGGGTATGATTTTCTCGGCATTCCATGCATTTGCTTCCATTCATATGTCAGCAGATCAAACAATTTCTGGAACAGCACTAAACCTTTTTGCACCCGCTTTTGCAATCTTTACTGCACGTTCGATTGTTGGAATTCAGCAAATTAATTTCCAAAATCCCTTCCGAATTGAGTCGGTACCGTTTCTTGGAGACATTCCATTTATTGGACCCATGTTTTTCCAAAAAACATACATGACAACATTCCTTGGATTTGCATTACTTATTGTTGCACACTTTGTCTTGTTTAAAACACGATTTGGCTTGCGACTTCGCTCGGCAGGAGAAAACCCTCAAGCTACCGATGCTGCCGGAATCAGTGTTCGTAAAATTCGTTACGCTGGTGTTCTCATTTCAGGAGCGTTGGCAGGGTTGGGAGGACTTATTTACATTCTTCCAGTAACGGTTAACTTTAACGGCGATGTTGCAGGATACGGATTCTTGGCCATTGCAGTCCTTATTTTCGGACAATGGAAACCCAAGTTCATCGTATTAGCTGCACTCTTCTTTGGTTTGTTGAAGACGATATCTGCGGCTTATACAGGAATTCCATTCTTGTTTAAACTCAATATTCCACAAATTGTGTATCAAATAGTTCCTTATGTAGCAACACTGCTGGTTTTGGTATTCTCTTCTAAGAAGTCAGAAGCACCGAAAGCCTTAGGCGAACCCTTTGATAAAGGAAAACGCTAA
- a CDS encoding ABC transporter permease: MKNKQLSKWIRPVLPSLISIGIGMLIAVIILFFTNPSNAFEGLMRMLKGPFNFGAQRGLGNMLYYATPIMMTGLSVAFAFRTGLFNIGASGQFMVGAFAAIYIGVKWTFIPPQFLWIVSLLAAMIAGALWASLVGFLKAWRNVNEVITSIMMNYIGMYVVMYFIKSLDIYNNLKNETLPVSSHLPKMGMDLLFPGSFADAGIIIALICAVIIYFVLDRTTFGFELKAVGLNRDAAEYAGINQKRSIVLSMIIAGALAGLGGGLAYLAGTGKGIEVVTKLATEGFDGIAVALLGMNNPLGVIGSSFFIAYMKLGGQSMQTIGFVPEIIGMMIGIILYVSALSALFASILAKLKKRSLKKVGEDHE; the protein is encoded by the coding sequence ATGAAAAATAAACAACTATCGAAATGGATTCGTCCTGTATTGCCATCGCTAATTTCAATTGGAATTGGGATGTTGATTGCTGTGATTATTCTGTTTTTCACCAACCCTTCAAATGCATTTGAAGGTCTGATGAGGATGCTCAAGGGTCCCTTCAACTTTGGAGCTCAGCGTGGGCTAGGGAACATGCTCTATTATGCAACACCAATTATGATGACAGGTCTCTCTGTTGCTTTCGCATTCCGTACCGGTCTTTTCAATATTGGTGCTTCTGGCCAATTTATGGTTGGCGCTTTTGCGGCAATATATATTGGCGTGAAATGGACATTCATACCACCACAATTTCTCTGGATTGTATCGCTACTTGCAGCGATGATTGCCGGTGCGTTGTGGGCATCGCTTGTTGGTTTCTTAAAAGCATGGCGTAACGTCAATGAAGTTATTACATCAATCATGATGAACTATATTGGAATGTATGTTGTCATGTACTTTATTAAGTCCTTAGATATCTACAATAATCTTAAAAATGAAACACTACCCGTATCTTCTCACTTACCTAAGATGGGAATGGATTTACTATTTCCAGGTTCGTTTGCAGATGCTGGTATAATCATTGCACTAATCTGTGCTGTCATCATTTACTTTGTACTTGATCGCACAACATTTGGTTTTGAATTGAAGGCCGTTGGCTTGAATCGCGATGCAGCGGAATATGCTGGAATCAATCAAAAGCGCAGTATTGTACTCTCAATGATTATTGCCGGAGCACTTGCTGGTCTTGGTGGTGGTCTTGCCTACTTGGCAGGAACAGGAAAAGGGATTGAAGTTGTAACAAAACTTGCGACTGAAGGCTTTGATGGGATTGCTGTGGCTTTACTGGGTATGAATAATCCCTTGGGTGTCATTGGTTCATCGTTCTTCATTGCTTACATGAAGCTGGGCGGTCAATCAATGCAAACAATTGGTTTCGTGCCAGAAATCATTGGAATGATGATTGGTATTATTCTTTATGTATCTGCGCTATCAGCACTCTTTGCATCGATTCTTGCCAAACTTAAGAAACGATCTCTCAAGAAGGTAGGTGAAGACCATGAATGA
- a CDS encoding ABC transporter ATP-binding protein has product MKHVIEMNHITKRFPGIVANDDVSISLREGEILALLGENGAGKSTLMSVLFGLYTAEEGEIKVNGQKSTITNPNDAMHLGIGMVHQHFKLVDTFTVLENIVLGIEPLEKGVLSLHKARKRVIELSERYQFNINPDARIRDISVGMQQRVEIIKMLYRNNDILIFDEPTAVLTPQEIDELMLIMKQLVNEGKSIIFITHKLNEIKHVADRVTVLRKGKSIATVDVKDTSVEAMSELMVGRKVDLDFDIPENEKGEVILKVRDLNLPKLNYGTALSNINFDVREGEILGIAGIEGNGQTELIHAITGLRMDYTGTISLKSKNISSASIYERNKSGLSHIPEDRQKHGLVLDYTLAENMALKGYRDAGLQSHGFIKFDARRKYAETLIEKFDVRSGQGADTKVRSMSGGNQQKAIVAREMNRLHDTLIAVQPTRGLDVGAIEYIHRQILEERDKGKAILMVSLELNEVLGLSDRVIVIYKGEIVGELDPRNVTEQDLGLYMSGVKRTEVTYEK; this is encoded by the coding sequence ATGAAACATGTCATAGAAATGAATCACATTACGAAGCGTTTTCCCGGAATCGTCGCCAATGATGACGTATCGATTTCCCTTCGTGAAGGTGAGATTCTCGCATTACTTGGCGAAAATGGGGCGGGCAAATCGACATTGATGTCCGTACTCTTCGGCTTGTACACTGCTGAGGAAGGCGAAATCAAGGTAAATGGTCAAAAATCAACAATAACAAATCCTAACGATGCTATGCATCTTGGTATTGGTATGGTTCATCAACACTTTAAACTGGTTGATACATTTACTGTCTTGGAAAACATTGTTTTAGGAATTGAACCCTTAGAAAAGGGAGTATTAAGTTTACACAAAGCACGTAAACGTGTCATTGAACTTTCCGAACGTTATCAATTTAACATCAACCCTGATGCAAGAATTCGCGATATTTCAGTTGGGATGCAACAACGTGTCGAAATCATTAAAATGCTTTATCGTAATAACGATATTCTAATCTTTGATGAACCGACTGCAGTTTTAACCCCACAAGAAATTGATGAACTCATGTTAATTATGAAACAGCTTGTCAATGAGGGAAAGTCGATTATATTTATTACCCATAAGTTGAATGAAATTAAACATGTTGCTGACCGCGTCACGGTGCTTCGCAAAGGGAAGTCAATTGCTACAGTTGATGTTAAAGATACATCGGTTGAGGCGATGTCTGAACTCATGGTTGGACGCAAAGTCGATTTAGATTTTGATATTCCAGAAAATGAAAAAGGCGAAGTTATACTTAAAGTTCGTGACTTAAATTTACCAAAACTGAATTACGGGACTGCATTGTCGAATATTAATTTTGATGTTCGTGAAGGCGAGATTCTCGGAATTGCAGGAATTGAGGGGAACGGTCAAACGGAACTGATCCATGCGATAACAGGGTTACGCATGGATTACACAGGTACAATCTCATTAAAAAGCAAGAATATCAGTTCTGCCAGTATTTATGAACGGAATAAATCAGGTTTATCACACATTCCCGAAGACCGTCAAAAGCATGGCCTGGTTCTTGATTATACGCTTGCGGAGAATATGGCACTCAAGGGCTATCGTGATGCAGGATTGCAATCGCATGGGTTCATTAAGTTTGATGCACGCCGTAAATATGCAGAAACGCTCATTGAGAAATTTGATGTGCGCAGTGGACAAGGCGCGGATACAAAAGTTCGCAGCATGTCTGGTGGGAACCAACAAAAAGCAATTGTTGCCCGCGAAATGAACCGTCTGCACGACACGCTGATTGCTGTTCAACCAACACGTGGCCTGGATGTCGGAGCCATTGAATACATACATCGACAAATTCTTGAAGAGCGTGACAAAGGGAAGGCCATTTTAATGGTATCACTCGAACTCAATGAAGTCTTGGGATTGTCAGATCGCGTGATCGTTATCTATAAAGGTGAAATTGTTGGGGAATTGGATCCTCGTAACGTTACCGAACAAGATTTAGGACTTTACATGTCTGGCGTAAAACGCACCGAGGTAACTTATGAAAAATAA